CACTTCTAGGATATGTGACATCAGTCTTGGCTTTAATTTTGGGTGAGCCTGAGTTAATTATAGAGAACGATAATGGAAGAGAGAAGAGTACAATGGAGTAAAGGCTAGAGCATTAATGAGGGAGAAGGTAAGAGGGAAGCTAATATACGGAGTGGAAGGAAAGGATTATAACAAAGAAGGGCTGAGAGGAGCTGTGCTGTTTATCTCCTGATGCAGAGGTCTCGGAGTTCAACGTCATTGTCTGGGGACCAGGATGGGGGAAGGGAGGTATGGCATGGGTGGATGAGGAGGGACATCACTGGGGTTAATGATGTCCAATTCCAGTTTAGGGTGATTGTTGCATCTCACTTTCTCTACACTTTGAAGTGCCAAATAACTTGAGCGTCAACACTCATGATAGCAGAGCAGAGTTATTTAttatagtttttttattttctaattagtctttatttttatctccttgtgactttttgtttttaatccatACTAAAATAATACTTACTAAAAAAGTAGGGCACTAGACCTAATTtcctctgcatttttattttactttaattaGTTGTCAAAGTTCACAAACTtgttagtttacatttttttcaaaagtttttagttttttctagtttttattttttatttaactaaaatgtgttttcacttctagttttcaTTCTTAgtgtagttttagtttatttttatttatttgtttttattttatttaggacagtgcatgttaatgaacatacatgtaaaaaaaaaattacatgaatgtaaacatatcAGATTAAAGCcaagggctaatttccatctgttgtccataaaacataaaaaaatagacataattcataaaaaattcataattcattcataataaaaactccatcaccaaactcacacatacacaccattctattcccaaataaaacattaaaactatacaacttattcatgatcacacacttgatttgtccataaccagtttagtatatgtaatcaaagtattGGACAAAGAGATATTATAACCTGATGATgggaaaatataaaacataacaTTCTGTAAAGTCCATCAAAAATCCAATCTTAAAAAATTAATAGAATTACTAAAATTAGTAAGCTTTATCTTCTGGCAACTGTAATATCAAGACATTATTTTAGGACAATCTATCTAACAGCTGAAATATTTCAGTCTGGACCAAACAGGTGGACTATCAGTGCCTGTAGAACAGCTATACAATCAAATAAAATAGATGAGGAGAGGCAGTTTAAATCTGAAGAAGAATGACAGGCAAGTGAAGAGTGTGAGCTGTGTCACAgtaagaagctgaagaaggagaATGCTAAATGAAGCTGTTGAGCCCGGCACGAGATGCCCGTCCTGTCACCAAAACCAGTCGAACATGTGTTTTGACAAGTTCGATGTCAAATGCATTTTTCCTCTGCACGTAGAAAGCTGCGGCTTTGTGCTCCATCAATCTATATAAAAGTCAGCCTTTTTGACATTAAACATTTACAGTGTCAGGATAAAGCGGATgtcttctttcattttcattcaaggTACTGAGAATTTTAACCGGTTACCTGTGATGATGTGTTTGGTGCCTGTGGGAAAATAGCCATGGGGAAAATGcattcatgattttttttatatgcttTGGAGAAAGTCCACTCCCCGTTGAGTACATCCATTTATCGAAAATGTTTTTGGGCTTCATGCTGAGTCATATCTAAATGGAAAAGTTAAAGATGGAAAAATGCCAGGATCCTTAATGCATGGTTCATATTTCATCCTAACCGGTGCTTCTAGTGGgtctcgttttgtttttttaatgtttacatttaCTAATACTAATGGCATTAATGACAAAATGCTGATAGCATGTATACAGATTTCTAATCTGCTTTTGTAGAAATCATTTTTacaaaaatgtttctttctCCAGATTACTCCACAGTGCATCTAAACCAGCTGCTGGAGAAGGCGGAGGTCATTGCTGGGCGGATGCTGCCTTTCTCTGTCTTCTACAGAAACCAGAATAAAGAGTACTTTGATCATGCCAGGTGGGCATAACTTTatgattttcttctttattacattacaaagaaagaagtTAAAGCCTGGACCTAACTGAGCTTCCATGTCATTCTGTATCTAAAGAGTTGGCTGTTATATTGTTGGGTTAACACATCTGCCAACTTGCATGGCTCACTGCAACACACATTTCTAGCAAACTTCTCCGGCTCACTCCTTTCTGGTCATGTTTTATACAATACAGTTTACAAGCATGTGGGTAACATGGTATCAGAAAAATGTGTTGCTCTTCAGCTgctaaagcaaaacaaaaccagatTCAGCTGCATTGGTTTCATGAATCTGCAGAAATAAGTACTCGAGCAGCCAGCCATTTTTCCCCCCAGTAAACAATGCTACGCATGCACATCAAACGAAAAGCCAGGTCTTTCTTCTACACTTTGATTTGTTTGAAAGCTCCATGTAGCTGACAGACAATAGCTGGCAGTTGTTCGGGAATGtagtcaaaagaaaaacaaaaataacacgaGTATGACAGGAAAAGAAGGGATATCTCTGGAGTGGTCTACTACTGTTTACTGAAGCATTGTGCAGCTAGAGTGAACTGATTTTTATCTCGTTTCATGTGAGTGAATTTTCTTCCACTTTTGGCCTCTTTTCTCCTCCTTTTAACGGAGTGACTGTTTTCTCTCCTATCACCCTGTCCCTCAGAGGTAATGCTCACAGCTTAACAAAGCACAGTCTCTGTACTAAAGCCACAGCTTGTGGGCAGTCTTTTGTTGGTGCTACACAGCATGATGTCATCTGGATAGTCATCTCCCTTTTGCTGAGTTGTAGCTGCTACAGTGTACCGTGCGCCTGTTAAACTGCGTCATCATGTGGCGAGTAAGAGTACTGACAGTACCGCTCACATGAGGCTCTTAACACTTGTGGTTGGAGCTGAATAGTCCATAAAGCCCATGACAAAGCTTGAAATATGGATATAATAAGAACCTCTGGAGTGATAGCTGTATGAATTGCCGTAATAATTACAGTTCCATTATTGGGACTTTGCTGCTCAGATTCCCTCTGTGGAGAAGAAAGTGTATGCAGCTGCCACAGATGCTTTGAATGTTCAGTTGTTAATCTGAaagctgcttttgttttataGCAGTTTGTCATaatgaaaaaaaccaaacagctcATTGGAATATTTTCACCCCCGGGATTCCAATGACACAAACTGGACTAAGCTAAATGTGATTACTATAAAACTTTTTGTATTATGAGGCTCAGTATTCAAGATGTTTTGCATCTTACGCATTCAGTTTATTTCCCATGTGTTACAAATTCCAGAAAATTGCTCTTTCATTTCCAAATTAAAACCTGGTGCCACTCTCTCCAGTATTTACAAAAACTACTTTGATTGCCAGagaaatgcaaaaacagaataaaacagatTTCATTCCTTTGTTTGCAAACTTCAGGGAGGCGCAAGAAAACCGGATGCTGCCCTCTATTAAAGACAACAGTGGCAGCCATGGCTCTCCCATCAGTGGTAAGCTGGAGGGCATCTTTTTCAGCTGCAACACAGAGTTCAACACTGGCAAGCCCCCGCAGGATTCCCCGTATGGTCGCCATCGCTTTGAGGTGCGGGCTGATGCGCTCTTCAACCCTGACACCAACCTGTACTTTGGAGACTTCTACTGTATGTATACAGCCTACCACTATGTGATTCTGGTTCTAGCACCGAAAGGCTCAAGGGGTGATGAGTTTTGTAAGCAGAGGCTTCCTTTGCTCGACATTACCAACAACCGTTTCCTTACCTGCAAGCAGGTTGAAGAGGGTGATGGTGGTTTGGTGTTTCACCACGCCCAAGATGTCATCTTGGAGGTGATCTACACAGAGCCTGTAGACCTATCCTTGGGCACAGTGGCAGAGATCAGTGGGCACCAGCTGATGAGTCTCTCCACAGTAAATGCCAAGAAGGATCCCAGCTGCAAGACCTGCAACATCAGCGTGGGACGCTAGGGGAAACAGCAgaatgtttaaaaggaaaaagagcgtaggaggggggggggggggggggggagtaacTGACCTCTACTCACACAAAGGAAGTCCACATGTACTGATGAAGCAGACCAACACATGCATGAAGCAGATTTAGTAGGCTAACACCAACATATCTCTGACACTGCTCTGTACTCTCAAAAGACCATCATTCCCAAAGAAGAGTGGAGAAAAAGACGAAGGTACAC
This is a stretch of genomic DNA from Maylandia zebra isolate NMK-2024a linkage group LG13, Mzebra_GT3a, whole genome shotgun sequence. It encodes these proteins:
- the phyhiplb gene encoding phytanoyl-CoA hydroxylase-interacting protein-like, with protein sequence MEVPGLAHNISSPLSPCEGMIKDLSLDAIQLCERDGSKSQDGSISEMEELPVPQNIKISNITCDSFKICWDMEARSKERITHYFIDLNKKENKNSNKFKHKDVPTKLVAKAVPLPMTVRGHWFLSPRTEYTVAVQTASKQADGDYSVSEWSEIIEFCTADYSTVHLNQLLEKAEVIAGRMLPFSVFYRNQNKEYFDHAREAQENRMLPSIKDNSGSHGSPISGKLEGIFFSCNTEFNTGKPPQDSPYGRHRFEVRADALFNPDTNLYFGDFYCMYTAYHYVILVLAPKGSRGDEFCKQRLPLLDITNNRFLTCKQVEEGDGGLVFHHAQDVILEVIYTEPVDLSLGTVAEISGHQLMSLSTVNAKKDPSCKTCNISVGR